From the Orenia metallireducens genome, one window contains:
- the glyA gene encoding serine hydroxymethyltransferase, with translation MKNLMKIDPELFEVIKKEESRQKGNLELIASENFVSEAVLEAMGTVLTNKYAEGYPDKRYYGGCEYVDIAEKLAIERAKELFGAEHANVQPHSGSQANAAVYFALLEPGDTVLGMDLTHGGHLTHGSPVNMSGNYYNFVPYGVSQEDERIDYDLLRELALENKPKMIVTGASAYSREIDFKKFREIADEVGAYLMVDMAHIAGLVAAGLHQNPVEYAQIVTTTTHKTLRGPRGGMILCKEEFAKKIDKAIFPGIQGGPLMHIIAAKAVCFKEALSDEFKEYQKQVVKNAKVLAEALSQEFRIVSGGTDNHLMLVDLTEHDITGKEAEYALDEVNITVNKNTIPFETKSPFVTSGIRIGTPSLTTRGMKAKEMKRVAEMITKLLLNIENEEIKAQVRREVEELVEEYPSLHQN, from the coding sequence ATGAAGAACTTAATGAAGATTGACCCTGAATTATTTGAAGTAATCAAAAAAGAAGAGAGTAGGCAGAAGGGAAATTTGGAGTTAATTGCTTCAGAGAACTTCGTTAGTGAAGCAGTTTTAGAAGCTATGGGTACGGTATTGACTAACAAGTATGCTGAAGGGTATCCAGATAAGAGATATTATGGTGGTTGTGAGTATGTTGATATCGCTGAAAAATTAGCTATCGAGAGAGCAAAGGAATTGTTTGGGGCAGAGCATGCTAATGTACAACCCCATTCTGGTTCTCAGGCAAATGCTGCTGTTTATTTTGCACTATTAGAACCAGGAGATACTGTTTTAGGAATGGATCTGACCCATGGTGGTCATTTAACCCATGGTAGCCCTGTTAATATGTCAGGTAATTACTATAACTTTGTTCCATATGGTGTAAGCCAAGAGGATGAGAGAATCGATTATGATTTATTAAGAGAATTAGCACTAGAAAATAAGCCTAAGATGATTGTAACTGGTGCAAGTGCTTATTCAAGGGAGATAGATTTTAAGAAATTTAGAGAGATTGCTGATGAGGTAGGGGCTTATTTAATGGTTGATATGGCTCATATTGCAGGATTGGTGGCAGCAGGATTACACCAAAACCCAGTAGAGTATGCTCAGATAGTAACTACCACTACCCATAAGACTTTGCGTGGTCCTCGTGGTGGGATGATTTTATGTAAAGAGGAGTTTGCTAAGAAGATTGATAAGGCAATCTTCCCTGGTATTCAAGGTGGTCCTTTAATGCATATTATCGCAGCTAAAGCTGTCTGTTTTAAAGAGGCATTAAGTGATGAGTTTAAGGAATACCAAAAGCAAGTTGTGAAGAATGCTAAGGTTTTAGCTGAAGCTTTGAGCCAAGAGTTTAGAATAGTTTCTGGCGGTACTGATAATCATTTAATGTTAGTAGATTTAACAGAGCATGATATTACTGGAAAAGAAGCAGAATATGCCCTAGATGAAGTAAATATTACTGTTAATAAGAACACTATTCCTTTTGAAACAAAAAGCCCTTTTGTGACAAGTGGAATTCGTATAGGAACTCCATCGTTAACGACTAGGGGTATGAAAGCTAAAGAGATGAAAAGAGTAGCAGAGATGATTACTAAATTGTTATTAAATATTGAGAATGAAGAGATTAAAGCCCAAGT
- the rpiB gene encoding ribose 5-phosphate isomerase B: MKIALGSDHGGINLKSKVKELLDEKGIEYHDFGPDSTDSVDYPDFAKEVAYGVAKGEYDRGILICGTGIGMSIAANKVKGIRAALCHDVFSAKATRLHNNSNILTMGERVIGSELALEVVRTWLDTEFEGGRHQRRIDKISQLED; this comes from the coding sequence ATGAAGATAGCATTAGGTAGTGATCACGGAGGGATAAATTTAAAGAGTAAGGTTAAAGAGTTGTTGGATGAAAAGGGAATAGAATACCATGATTTTGGACCAGATAGTACTGATTCTGTAGATTACCCTGATTTTGCTAAAGAGGTAGCTTACGGGGTGGCTAAGGGAGAATATGATAGAGGAATTTTAATCTGTGGTACTGGAATTGGTATGTCAATTGCAGCAAACAAGGTAAAAGGAATTAGAGCTGCTTTATGCCATGATGTATTCTCTGCTAAAGCGACTCGCTTACATAACAATTCTAATATCCTAACTATGGGAGAGAGAGTTATTGGTAGTGAGTTGGCTTTAGAGGTTGTTAGAACTTGGTTAGATACTGAATTTGAAGGTGGAAGGCACCAAAGAAGGATTGATAAGATTAGTCAATTAGAGGATTAG
- a CDS encoding low molecular weight protein arginine phosphatase, producing the protein MKKTILLVCTGNTCRSSMAEALLRDLLTRYGKDNYKIKSAGISAFEGGGAAHQAIKVMKEEGIDLTNHQTTLLSKELVEEADLILTMTQRHKLIILDDYPDFREKVYTLKEYAARVEDIEDETKQIEELHQIIDKKREEFILEYQEEIEELEDRREELLNELEGIERRIVELEDDLNQRVLAEKRELARLRDKIGNLDISDPFGQPISIYRDCAQEIKAELQKIVENLD; encoded by the coding sequence TTGAAGAAGACTATTTTGTTAGTATGTACTGGAAATACTTGTAGAAGTAGTATGGCAGAAGCATTACTTAGGGATTTATTAACTAGGTATGGCAAGGACAATTACAAGATTAAATCAGCAGGTATATCTGCCTTTGAGGGTGGAGGTGCAGCTCATCAGGCAATTAAGGTTATGAAAGAGGAAGGGATAGACCTAACTAATCACCAAACTACATTATTATCTAAAGAACTAGTAGAAGAAGCAGATTTAATCTTAACGATGACTCAAAGGCACAAATTGATTATTTTAGATGATTACCCTGATTTTAGAGAGAAGGTTTATACATTAAAAGAGTATGCAGCTAGAGTTGAGGATATTGAAGATGAAACCAAGCAGATAGAAGAGCTACATCAGATAATAGATAAGAAGAGGGAAGAGTTTATCTTAGAGTATCAAGAAGAGATTGAAGAGTTAGAGGATAGGAGAGAAGAGTTGCTTAATGAACTAGAGGGAATAGAAAGAAGAATTGTTGAATTAGAAGATGATTTAAATCAAAGAGTCCTAGCTGAAAAGAGAGAGTTAGCTAGATTAAGAGATAAGATAGGTAATTTAGACATCTCTGATCCTTTTGGACAACCTATCTCAATCTATAGAGATTGTGCCCAGGAGATTAAGGCTGAACTGCAGAAGATTGTCGAAAATTTAGACTAA